Below is a genomic region from Grus americana isolate bGruAme1 chromosome 26, bGruAme1.mat, whole genome shotgun sequence.
ACATActcccccgccccgcgcacGGCAGCATCCCCCACAcccaccccacaccccaaaCCGAGAGGCTGCTGGCACCGCAGGATGAAAGTCCTCGGGCCTCGCAGCACCGgcaccctcctcctccgcccccccggccccccccgcagCCGGCAGCGAGTGCCCGgtcccctccagctgcagcactcCCGTAGCACGGATTTCACTCCCATTGCAAAGCCGGCCCTGCAGGAATTGGGTAAGTGGAGCTATTGCAACACAGCATTTTTCCATACATTTGCTATATAACTCGGAGGGTTTTAAAGATAGCATCAGTTGGCACACTTAGCACGAAACCACCTAATTACTGACGCCTTGGAAGTGCCAAACTTTTAAAGGGGGGAGGTGAGGTTAAAATCACAGGCGACCAACAAGTGTTACCTGTTTTAAAGTATTCAAAGCACTGTTCTCCATGGGACCCGGggcatggggagggggcagctgggTGCAAAGCCATCTCCTCTGTCACCACTAGCTCGGGAGGGAATTTTAGGCTTCTGCAGCTCCAGCGCCTTCCCCGCCGACCCCCTCCTTCCCACCAAACTCGGGGCTCTGCCTGGCGCTGTGGTTTCCCCCGCACATCTCCCATCCCGCTTCTCCTGGGTTGCGGGATGGGGTTTGTGGCCCCCTCCCGcgctgctccccagggagcgGAGGGATAACACCTCCAGGAAGGAGCCTGTCTCTGAGCATCCCCGGGGGGGGACGCAGGGACGGGCACGGCAGGGGCGGGCTGCCCCGCGCCCCGGCTCCTTCCGGGGGAGAACGAACGATCCGGGCAGGGAGGGCCGGAGCCACCGccgcctgcctgccctctgcGGGGGGACGGCATCGCTCGGCGGGTGGGGTGTGAGTGCGGAGGAGGAGATCCCCGCCCGGCGCAGGGTGCCCGGAGCAAGGTGCCCGGTGCGGGGTGCCCCATGCCCGGTGCAGGGTGCCCCATGCGGGGTGCCCCATGCGGGGTGCAGGGTGCCCCATGCAGGGTGCCCGGTGCCCGGTGCAGCGCTCCCCGTTGCCCGTCCTCTCGCGCGCCGGCCCCGCTTCCTGCTTTCTAATGTTCCATTGTGCGGAGCTTCCATTGTGACGTCTCGGCCTCGGCTCGGCTTTGTCTGTCCATATATGGGCAGCTACGTCACGGAGCGCTCCCGCCGCCCGGATAAATGGGCTGCGGAGTCCCCGGCGGAGCAGTCGGGCGGCAGCGAGGGAACCTGCGAGCGGAGCCGAGCGCGGGAGGGAGCGGGGACGGGGAGcggggacggggagcgggaGCGAGCGAGAGGAGGGGTTAAATCCTCCCACCCGCTTCTACAACCACATCTGCCAGCCAGATCGCCCCCTCCCCCTCGAGGAAACACCACCAGGGACCCACGGAGGaccgcaccccccccccgcgccccctccTCCGCGGCcacccccggctcccccccccctcctcctcctcctccccggcccccccccccgcccccgccccaaCTTTTTCTCTTGCATGATTTCCCTCGCACGGATTTGCCACTCGGATGTTGTTTCCTCGGGAGCTGAGCTCGGAGCCACGTTGAACCAGCCTTTTCCTCCAGTGCTATGACAGGCAAACTACTGGAGAAGCTGCCGGGGACCATGAACACTTTGATGAACCAATTGCCTGACAATCTGTACCCAGAGGAGATCCCCAACTCTTTGAATatcttctccagcagcagcgaCTCGGTGGCTCACTACAACCAGATGGCTGCAGGtaagagggggggggggggaaggaaaatggggagaagggaggagggggagccGGTGGGGCGAGGAGGAGGACGCTGTGGGTAGGGTGTCATGGAGCCTcggagggaagggaagagctggggctggggagcgtcccccccccccgcacccaccCACCCCTTTTCTCGCCGTGTCTCCGCGCGATCGCTGCAGGGCTCCGCCGAGCGCTGCTGCCGAGCCGCCGCCGCAGGTACGGGGACGGCGGCCGGGCTCCGTGGGGAGGAGGAcacggggcggggagggaggaagggggaacGGCCGGACCCCCGTGGCGCGGAGGGGCCACCCACTCGCGCCGGGATCCGCGCGGGTGCGGAGGCGCCGCGGACGCGCGTGGCCGTGGCGGCcgcccccccacacacacaccccgcagcggcggcggcagcgtGGGCCCCCCCGGGACGCGGCGCTGACTTTCCCGGAGCCcggggttggggtttggggggggggggggaggcggaggggagccgccgggccggggacatggggggcacAGGTGAGCGCTGAGGGCGAGGGGGGCCGCCCCGCGTGTCCCCGCTCCCACTCGGAGCCTCACCGGGCTATACCATCCCCCGCCCACCCCCCACCCGTGTTTCTCCTCGCCCGGGGCTCGGCGCAGGGAAGGCGGCGAGTCGGTAACGGCGTCGGCGGCCGCAGCCGGCTCCGCGGAGTGCCCAGCGCTGCCGGGGGCTGGACGGGGAGGAAGCCTACCTGTAGCCGCAGGTACCTCCTTCCCCCGGCCCCACCTGCGGGGCGGCggcgtgtgtccccccccaccggGGGCAGCCCGGGTCCGCTCCCcgcgggggtggcggggggcgACAGCCCGGCCCCGCATCGCCGGGACCCTCGGCAGCCAGCGCCGCAGTACGCGGAgagcggagggggggggggaagcagcgAGAGGGGTAggagggagcggggcggggggggccggcgCATCCCCGGTGCatccccggtgccccccccccctccccggggcggcGCGGCCCTCCCGGCTCACCCTGCCCCGCTTCTCTCGCACTTTGCAGATAATGTTATGGACATTGGCTTAGCGAACGAAAAGGCCGGTCAGGAACTGTCCTATTCGGGGACTTTTCAACCCGCCCCGGGCAACAAGACTGTCACCTACCTGGGGAAATTCGCTTTCGACTCGCCCTCCAACTGGTGCCAGGACAACATCATCAGCCTGATGAGCGCGGGCATCCTGGGGGTGCCGCCGTCCTCGGGCGCGCTCACCAGCACGCAGAGCTCGGCGGGCAGCATGGGGCCGCCGCAGGGCGAGGTGGACCAGATGTACCCCGCGCTGCCGCCCTACTCCTCCTGCAGTGACCTCTACCCGGAGCCCGTCTCCTTCCACGACCCCCAGAGCAACCCCGGCCTCACCTACTCCCCCCAGGATTACCaggcggccaagcccgccttGGACAGCAACCTCTTCCCCATGATCCCAGACTATAACCTCTACCACCACCCCAACGACATGGGCACCATCACGGAGCACAAACCCTTCCAGAGCTTGGACCCCATCCGCGTCAACCCGCCCCCCATCACCCCGCTGGAGACCATCAAGGCCTTCAAGGACAAGCAGATCCACccgggttttggggggctgccGCAGCCACCCCTCACCCTCAAGCCCATCCGACCCCGCAAGTATCCCAACCGGCCCAGCAAGACGCCGCTTCACGAGCGGCCCCACGCTTGCCCCGCTGAGGGTTGCGACCGCCGCTTCTCCCGCTCCGACGAGCTCACCCGCCACCTCCGCATCC
It encodes:
- the EGR3 gene encoding early growth response protein 3 isoform X1, with the translated sequence MTGKLLEKLPGTMNTLMNQLPDNLYPEEIPNSLNIFSSSSDSVAHYNQMAADNVMDIGLANEKAGQELSYSGTFQPAPGNKTVTYLGKFAFDSPSNWCQDNIISLMSAGILGVPPSSGALTSTQSSAGSMGPPQGEVDQMYPALPPYSSCSDLYPEPVSFHDPQSNPGLTYSPQDYQAAKPALDSNLFPMIPDYNLYHHPNDMGTITEHKPFQSLDPIRVNPPPITPLETIKAFKDKQIHPGFGGLPQPPLTLKPIRPRKYPNRPSKTPLHERPHACPAEGCDRRFSRSDELTRHLRIHTGHKPFQCRICMRSFSRSDHLTTHIRTHTGEKPFACEFCGRKFARSDERKRHAKIHLKQKEKKAEKGSAGQPPTAPPTAAAATTSPPVALAPAVTTCA
- the EGR3 gene encoding early growth response protein 3 isoform X2, with the protein product MDIGLANEKAGQELSYSGTFQPAPGNKTVTYLGKFAFDSPSNWCQDNIISLMSAGILGVPPSSGALTSTQSSAGSMGPPQGEVDQMYPALPPYSSCSDLYPEPVSFHDPQSNPGLTYSPQDYQAAKPALDSNLFPMIPDYNLYHHPNDMGTITEHKPFQSLDPIRVNPPPITPLETIKAFKDKQIHPGFGGLPQPPLTLKPIRPRKYPNRPSKTPLHERPHACPAEGCDRRFSRSDELTRHLRIHTGHKPFQCRICMRSFSRSDHLTTHIRTHTGEKPFACEFCGRKFARSDERKRHAKIHLKQKEKKAEKGSAGQPPTAPPTAAAATTSPPVALAPAVTTCA